The following proteins come from a genomic window of Candidatus Thiodiazotropha sp. CDECU1:
- a CDS encoding DUF4398 domain-containing protein — MMIDHTSRLWRTPTLPIFSALIFTALIGCSSTPEPVAEMAAAKTSLVAAENEETTRHAPVAIDRAKQKLKRAETAIAKEEYEEAKRLAEEAQADAELAQAVAAKSEAEKAVKELENSIQVLREEIMRARSR; from the coding sequence ATGATGATCGATCACACCTCCCGACTTTGGCGTACACCCACACTACCCATTTTCAGCGCACTCATCTTCACCGCGCTCATTGGCTGCAGTTCAACCCCCGAGCCGGTTGCGGAGATGGCGGCCGCCAAGACATCCCTGGTGGCGGCAGAAAATGAAGAGACCACGAGGCACGCCCCGGTTGCTATCGATCGGGCCAAACAGAAGCTGAAGCGTGCCGAAACCGCGATTGCCAAGGAGGAGTACGAAGAGGCAAAACGACTGGCTGAGGAGGCCCAGGCCGACGCAGAGCTGGCCCAGGCAGTCGCGGCAAAGAGTGAGGCGGAAAAGGCCGTCAAAGAGCTGGAAAACAGCATTCAGGTGTTGCGTGAAGAGATCATGCGGGCCAGGAGCCGGTAA
- a CDS encoding OmpA family protein, translating into MSRTMINLFTATSLALLFTACGTLPKNQALLDAEQSYADAKQKEHLLRYAPAELDRANLALTRAAAAENEEDMTSLAYVGKTRIDIAKSVAARKAASARLTELGEIKDKERLRAREIEIQLEQQAKTEALREKEAALMERENALAKAEALRKELEDLQAMKTERGIVLTLGDVLFSTGKTELLPGAMTTIDKLASFLAEYPDKTLLVEGHTDNVGTDEYNQNLSERRALSVKNALMQAGVDGSRIDTMGLGETHPITDNSTSAGRLKNRRVEIVIRD; encoded by the coding sequence ATGTCTCGAACAATGATCAACTTGTTCACCGCCACATCTCTGGCACTACTCTTTACCGCCTGCGGCACCCTGCCGAAAAACCAGGCCCTGCTCGATGCCGAGCAGAGCTATGCAGACGCCAAGCAGAAGGAGCATCTGCTGCGCTACGCACCCGCAGAATTGGATCGGGCCAATCTGGCCCTTACCCGGGCGGCGGCAGCGGAAAATGAAGAGGATATGACCTCGCTGGCCTACGTGGGCAAGACCCGCATCGACATCGCCAAATCGGTTGCCGCGCGCAAGGCCGCTTCCGCAAGACTCACCGAGCTGGGTGAAATCAAAGACAAGGAGCGGCTGCGGGCAAGGGAGATCGAGATTCAACTCGAGCAGCAGGCAAAGACCGAGGCGCTGCGGGAGAAGGAGGCCGCCCTCATGGAGCGGGAGAACGCCCTGGCCAAAGCGGAAGCGCTGCGCAAGGAGCTCGAAGATCTGCAGGCGATGAAGACCGAGCGCGGAATCGTCCTGACCCTGGGCGACGTGCTCTTCTCCACCGGCAAGACCGAACTCCTGCCGGGGGCTATGACCACCATCGACAAACTCGCCTCTTTTCTTGCCGAATATCCGGACAAGACCCTGCTGGTGGAGGGACACACCGACAATGTGGGCACGGATGAGTATAACCAGAACCTGTCCGAGCGGCGCGCACTCTCGGTGAAGAACGCCTTGATGCAGGCCGGGGTCGACGGATCACGCATCGATACCATGGGGCTTGGCGAGACCCATCCCATCACCGACAACAGTACCAGTGCGGGGCGACTGAAGAATCGCCGGGTGGAGATTGTGATACGCGATTGA